From a region of the Balaenoptera acutorostrata chromosome 14, mBalAcu1.1, whole genome shotgun sequence genome:
- the CNR1 gene encoding cannabinoid receptor 1, with the protein MKSILDGLADTTFRTITTDLLYVGANDIQYEDIKGDMASKLGYFPQKFPLTSFRGSPFQEKMTAGDHPQLVPADQVNLTEFYNKSLSSYKENDENIQCGENFMDMECFMILNPSQQLAIAVLSLTLGTFTVLENLLVLCVILHSRSLRCRPSYHFIGSLAVADLLGSVIFVYSFVDFHVFHRKDSPNVFLFKLGGVTASFTASVGSLFLTAIDRYISIHRPLAYKRIVTRPKAVVAFCLMWTIAIVIAVLPLLGWNCKKLQSVCSDIFPLIDETYLMFWIGVTSVLLLFIVYAYMYILWKAHSHAVRMIQRGTQKSIIIHTSEDGKVQVTRPDQARMDIRLAKTLVLILVVLIICWGPLLAIMVYDVFGKMNKLIKTVFAFCSMLCLLNSTVNPIIYALRSKDLRHAFRSMFPSCEGTAQPLDNSMGDSDCLHKHANNVASVHRAAESCIKSTVKIAKVTMSVSTDTSAEAL; encoded by the coding sequence ATGAAGTCCATCCTCGATGGCCTTGCCGATACCACCTTCCGAACCATCACCACAGACCTCCTCTACGTGGGTGCCAATGACATTCAGTACGAAGACATCAAAGGCGACATGGCATCCAAATTAGGGTACTTCCCACAGAAATTTCCTTTAACTTCCTTCAGGGGGAGTCCCTTCCAAGAAAAGATGACTGCGGGAGACCACCCCCAGTTAGTCCCAGCAGACCAGGTGAACCTCACCGAGTTTTACAACAAGTCTCTGTCCTCCTACAAGGAGAACGACGAGAACATTCAGTGCGGGGAGAACTTTATGGACATGGAGTGCTTCATGATTCTGAACCCCAGCCAGCAGCTGGCCATCGCCGTGCTGTCCCTCACGCTGGGCACCTTTACGGTCCTGGAGAACCTGCTGGTGCTGTGCGTCATCCTGCACTCCCGCAGCCTCCGCTGTCGGCCTTCTTACCACTTCATCGGCAGCCTGGCCGTGGCGGACCTCCTGGGGAGCGTCATCTTCGTCTACAGCTTCGTCGACTTCCACGTGTTCCACCGCAAAGACAGCCCCAACGTGTTTCTGTTCAAACTGGGTGGGGTCACAGCCTCGTTCACGGCCTCCGTCGGCAGCCTGTTCCTCACGGCCATCGACAGGTACATATCTATTCACAGGCCCCTGGCCTATAAGAGGATCGTCACCCGGCCCAAGGCCGTGGTGGCGTTTTGCCTGATGTGGACCATCGCAATTGTGATCGCCGTGCTGCCTCTCCTGGGCTGGAACTGCAAGAAACTGCAATCCGTGTGCTCAGACATTTTCCCTCTCATCGACGAGACCTACCTGATGTTCTGGATCGGGGTCACCAGCGTGCTGCTGCTGTTCATCGTGTACGCCTACATGTACATCCTCTGGAAGGCGCATAGCCACGCCGTCCGCATGATCCAGCGCGGTACCCAGAAGAGCATCATCATCCACACGTCCGAGGATGGCAAGGTGCAGGTGACCCGGCCGGACCAAGCCCGCATGGACATTAGGCTGGCCAAGACCCTGGTCCTGATCCTGGTGGTTTTGATCATCTGCTGGGGCCCTCTGCTCGCGATCATGGTGTACGATGTCTTTGGGAAGATGAACAAGCTCATTAAGACAGTGTTTGCGTTCTGCAGCATGCTCTGCCTGCTGAATTCCACCGTGAACCCCATCATCTACGCTCTGCGGAGCAAGGACCTGAGACATGCTTTCCGGAGCATGTTCCCCTCGTGCGAAGGCACTGCGCAGCCTCTCGATAACAGCATGGGGGACTCGGACTGCCTGCACAAACACGCCAACAATGTAGCCAGCGTCCACAGGGCCGCGGAGAGCTGCATCAAGAGCACGGTCAAGATCGCCAAGGTGACCATGTCTGTGTCCACGGACACGTCTGCCGAGGCTCTGTGA